A genomic window from Macaca mulatta isolate MMU2019108-1 chromosome 19, T2T-MMU8v2.0, whole genome shotgun sequence includes:
- the MCOLN1 gene encoding mucolipin-1, whose product MTDPAGPRGSETERLLTPNPGYGTQVGPSPAPPTPPEEEDLRRRLKYFFMSPCDKFRAKGRKPCKLMLQVVKILVVTVQLILFGLSNQLAVTFREENTIAFRHLFLLGYSDGADDTFAAYTQEQLYQAIFHAVDQYLALPDVSLGRYAYVHGGGDPWTNGSGLALCQRYYHRGHVDPANDTFDIDPMVVTDCIQVDPPERPPPSPSDDLALLEGSSSYKNLTLKFHKLVNVTIHFRLKTINLQSLINNEIPDCYTFSVLITFDNKAHSGRIPISLETQAHIQECKHPSVFRHGDNSFRLLFDVVVILTCSLSFLLCARSLLRGFLLQNEFVGFMWRQRRRVISLWERLEFVNGWYILLVTSDVLTISGTIMKIGIEAKNLASYDVCSILLGTSTLLVWVGVIRYLTFFHNYNILIATLRVALPSVMRFCCCVAVIYLGYCFCGWIVLGPYHVKFRSLSMVSECLFSLINGDDMFVTFAAMQAQQGRSSLVWLFSQLYLYSFISLFIYMVLSLFIALITGAYDTIKHPGGAGAEESELQAYIAQCQDSPTSGKFRRGSGSACSLLCCCGRDPSEEHSLLVN is encoded by the exons ATGACAGACCCGGCGGGTCCGCGCGGCTCAG AGACCGAGCGGCTTCTGACTCCCAACCCCGGGTATGGGACCCAGGTGGGGCCTTCGCCGGCCCCTCCGACACCCCCAGAAGAGGAAGACCTTCGCCGTCGTCTCAAATACTTTTTCATGAGTCCCTGCGACAAGTTTCGAGCCAAGGGCCGCAAGCCCTGCAAGCTGATGCTGCAGGTGGTCAAGATCCTGGTGGTCACGGTGCAG CTCATCCTGTTTGGGCTCAGTAATCAGCTGGCTGTGACATTCCGGGAAGAGAACACCATTGCCTTCCGACACCTCTTCCTGCTGGGCTACTCGGACGGGGCGGATGACACCTTCGCAGCCTACACGCAGGAGCAGCTGTACCAGGCCATCTTCCATGCTGTGGACCAG TACCTGGCGTTGCCTGACGTGTCACTGGGCCGGTATGCGTATGTCCATGGCGGGGGTGACCCTTGGACCAATGGCTCAGGGCTTGCTCTCTGCCAGCGGTACTACCACCGAGGCCATGTGGACCCGGCCAACGACACATTTGACATTGATCCAATGGTGGTTACTG ACTGCATCCAGGTGGATCCCCCCGAGCGGCCCCCTCCGTCCCCCAGTGACGATCTCGCCCTCTTGGAAGGCAGCTCCAGTTACAAGAACCTCACGCtcaaattccacaa GCTGGTCAATGTCACCATCCACTTCCGACTGAAGACCATTAACCTCCAGAGCCTCATCAATAATGAGATCCCGGACTGCTATACCTTCAGCGTCCTG ATCACGTTTGACAACAAAGCACACAGTGGGCGGATCCCCATCAGCCTGGAGACCCAGGCCCACATCCAGGAGTGTAAGCACCCCAGTGTCTTCCGGCACG GAGACAACAGCTTCCGGCTCCTGTTTGACGTGGTGGTCATCCTCACTTGCTCCCTGTCCTTCCTCCTCTGCGCCCGCTCGCTCCTTCGAGGCTTCCTGCTGCAGAAC GAGTTTGTGGGGTTCATGTGGCGGCAGCGGAGACGGGTCATCAGCCTGTGGGAGCGGCTGGAATTTGTCAATGGCTGGTACATCCTGCTGGTCACCAGCGATGTGCTCACCATCTCGGGCACCATCATGAAGATTGGCATCGAGGCCAAG AACTTGGCGAGCTACGACGTCTGCAGCATCCTCCTGGGCACCTCGACGCTGCTGGTGTGGGTGGGCGTGATCCGCTACCTGACCTTCTTCCACAACTACAAC ATCCTCATCGCCACACTGCGGGTGGCCCTGCCCAGCGTCATGCGCTTCTGCTGCTGCGTCGCCGTCATCTACCTGGGCTACTGCTTCTGTGGCTGGATCGTGCTGGGACCCTATCATGTGAAG TTCCGCTCGCTCTCCATGGTGTCCGagtgcctgttctcactcatcaACGGGGATGACATGTTCGTGACGTTCGCCGCCATGCAGGCTCAGCAGGGCCGCAGCAGCCTGGTGTGGCTCTTCTCCCAGCTCTACCTGTACTCCTTCATCAGCCTCTTCATCTACATGGTGCTCAGCCTCTTCATCGCGCTCATCACCGGTGCCTACGACACCATCAAG CATCCtggcggcgcaggcgcagaggaGAGCGAGCTGCAGGCCTACATCGCACAGTGCCAGGACAGTCCCACCTCTGGCAAGTTCCGCCGCGGGAGCGGCTCAGCCTGCAGCCTTCTCTGCTGCTGCGGAAG GGACCCCTCGGAGGAGCATTCGCTGCTGGTGAATTGA
- the MCOLN1 gene encoding mucolipin-1 isoform X1 — protein sequence MLGSQTQAAIAPGRQLLPLGRRGSWDFHWEPRFRLLNFGWNSDSGHQLLQPAQTERLLTPNPGYGTQVGPSPAPPTPPEEEDLRRRLKYFFMSPCDKFRAKGRKPCKLMLQVVKILVVTVQLILFGLSNQLAVTFREENTIAFRHLFLLGYSDGADDTFAAYTQEQLYQAIFHAVDQYLALPDVSLGRYAYVHGGGDPWTNGSGLALCQRYYHRGHVDPANDTFDIDPMVVTDCIQVDPPERPPPSPSDDLALLEGSSSYKNLTLKFHKLVNVTIHFRLKTINLQSLINNEIPDCYTFSVLITFDNKAHSGRIPISLETQAHIQECKHPSVFRHGDNSFRLLFDVVVILTCSLSFLLCARSLLRGFLLQNEFVGFMWRQRRRVISLWERLEFVNGWYILLVTSDVLTISGTIMKIGIEAKNLASYDVCSILLGTSTLLVWVGVIRYLTFFHNYNILIATLRVALPSVMRFCCCVAVIYLGYCFCGWIVLGPYHVKFRSLSMVSECLFSLINGDDMFVTFAAMQAQQGRSSLVWLFSQLYLYSFISLFIYMVLSLFIALITGAYDTIKHPGGAGAEESELQAYIAQCQDSPTSGKFRRGSGSACSLLCCCGRDPSEEHSLLVN from the exons ATGCTGGGTTCCCAAACTCAAGCAGCGATCGCGCCGGGCCGCCAGCTTCTCCCTTTGGGGCGGCGAGGTTCCTGGGATTTCCACTGGGAGCCTAGGTTCCGATTGCTCAACTTCGGCTGGAACTCAGACAGCGGGCACCAGCTTCTCCAACCCGCGC AGACCGAGCGGCTTCTGACTCCCAACCCCGGGTATGGGACCCAGGTGGGGCCTTCGCCGGCCCCTCCGACACCCCCAGAAGAGGAAGACCTTCGCCGTCGTCTCAAATACTTTTTCATGAGTCCCTGCGACAAGTTTCGAGCCAAGGGCCGCAAGCCCTGCAAGCTGATGCTGCAGGTGGTCAAGATCCTGGTGGTCACGGTGCAG CTCATCCTGTTTGGGCTCAGTAATCAGCTGGCTGTGACATTCCGGGAAGAGAACACCATTGCCTTCCGACACCTCTTCCTGCTGGGCTACTCGGACGGGGCGGATGACACCTTCGCAGCCTACACGCAGGAGCAGCTGTACCAGGCCATCTTCCATGCTGTGGACCAG TACCTGGCGTTGCCTGACGTGTCACTGGGCCGGTATGCGTATGTCCATGGCGGGGGTGACCCTTGGACCAATGGCTCAGGGCTTGCTCTCTGCCAGCGGTACTACCACCGAGGCCATGTGGACCCGGCCAACGACACATTTGACATTGATCCAATGGTGGTTACTG ACTGCATCCAGGTGGATCCCCCCGAGCGGCCCCCTCCGTCCCCCAGTGACGATCTCGCCCTCTTGGAAGGCAGCTCCAGTTACAAGAACCTCACGCtcaaattccacaa GCTGGTCAATGTCACCATCCACTTCCGACTGAAGACCATTAACCTCCAGAGCCTCATCAATAATGAGATCCCGGACTGCTATACCTTCAGCGTCCTG ATCACGTTTGACAACAAAGCACACAGTGGGCGGATCCCCATCAGCCTGGAGACCCAGGCCCACATCCAGGAGTGTAAGCACCCCAGTGTCTTCCGGCACG GAGACAACAGCTTCCGGCTCCTGTTTGACGTGGTGGTCATCCTCACTTGCTCCCTGTCCTTCCTCCTCTGCGCCCGCTCGCTCCTTCGAGGCTTCCTGCTGCAGAAC GAGTTTGTGGGGTTCATGTGGCGGCAGCGGAGACGGGTCATCAGCCTGTGGGAGCGGCTGGAATTTGTCAATGGCTGGTACATCCTGCTGGTCACCAGCGATGTGCTCACCATCTCGGGCACCATCATGAAGATTGGCATCGAGGCCAAG AACTTGGCGAGCTACGACGTCTGCAGCATCCTCCTGGGCACCTCGACGCTGCTGGTGTGGGTGGGCGTGATCCGCTACCTGACCTTCTTCCACAACTACAAC ATCCTCATCGCCACACTGCGGGTGGCCCTGCCCAGCGTCATGCGCTTCTGCTGCTGCGTCGCCGTCATCTACCTGGGCTACTGCTTCTGTGGCTGGATCGTGCTGGGACCCTATCATGTGAAG TTCCGCTCGCTCTCCATGGTGTCCGagtgcctgttctcactcatcaACGGGGATGACATGTTCGTGACGTTCGCCGCCATGCAGGCTCAGCAGGGCCGCAGCAGCCTGGTGTGGCTCTTCTCCCAGCTCTACCTGTACTCCTTCATCAGCCTCTTCATCTACATGGTGCTCAGCCTCTTCATCGCGCTCATCACCGGTGCCTACGACACCATCAAG CATCCtggcggcgcaggcgcagaggaGAGCGAGCTGCAGGCCTACATCGCACAGTGCCAGGACAGTCCCACCTCTGGCAAGTTCCGCCGCGGGAGCGGCTCAGCCTGCAGCCTTCTCTGCTGCTGCGGAAG GGACCCCTCGGAGGAGCATTCGCTGCTGGTGAATTGA
- the ZNF358 gene encoding zinc finger protein 358 has product MRRSVLVRNPGHKGLRPVYEELDSDSEDLDPNPEDLDPVSEDPEPDPEDLNTVPEDVDPSYEDLEPVSEDLDPDAEAPGSEPQDPDPMSSSFDLDPDVIGPVPLILDPNSDTLSPGDPNVDPISPGLTATPQVLATSPAVLPAPASPPRPFSCPDCGRAFRRSSGLSQHRRTHSGEKPYRCPDCGKSFSHGATLAQHRGIHTGARPYQCAACGKAFGWRSTLLKHRSSHSGEKPHHCPVCGKAFGHGSLLAQHLRTHGGPRPHKCPVCAKGFGQGSALLKHLRTHTGERPYPCPQCGKAFGQSSALLQHQRTHTAERPYRCPHCGKAFGQSSNLQHHLRIHTGERPYACPHCSKAFGQSSALLQHLHVHSGERPYRCQLCGKAFGQASSLTKHKRVHEGAAAAAAAAAAAAAAAAAGLGLGPGLSPASMMRPGQVSLLGSDAVSVLGSGLGLSSGTSSGRSSDPGSGPGTLPDPSSKPLPRSRSTPSPTPVESSDPKAGHDAGPDLVPSPDPDPAPSPDPDPVPSPDPNPVSHPDPCSPTGDTVSPALPTGESPEWVQEQGALLGPDG; this is encoded by the coding sequence ATGCGGCGCTCAGTCCTGGTCAGGAACCCAGGCCACAAAGGCCTGAGACCCGTTTATGAAGAGCTTGACTCTGATTCCGAGGACCTAGACCCCAATCCTGAAGATCTGGACCCGGTTTCTGAAGACCCAGAGCCTGATCCTGAAGACCTCAACACTGTCCCGGAAGACGTGGACCCCAGCTATGAAGATCTGGAGCCCGTCTCGGAGGATCTGGACCCCGACGCCGAAGCTCCGGGCTCGGAACCCCAAGATCCCGACCCCATGTCTTCGAGTTTCGACCTCGATCCAGATGTGATTGGCCCCGTACCCCTGATTCTCGATCCTAACAGCGACACCCTCAGCCCCGGCGATCCAAACGTGGACCCCATCTCCCCTGGCCTCACTGCCACCCCCCAGGTCTTGGCCACCAGCCCCGCGGTGCTCCCCGCCCCCGCCAGCCCGCCCCGGCCCTTCTCCTGCCCGGATTGCGGGCGAGCCTTCCGCCGCAGCTCCGGGCTGAGCCAGCATCGCCGCACCCACAGCGGTGAGAAGCCGTACCGCTGCCCCGACTGCGGGAAGTCCTTCAGCCACGGTGCCACCCTGGCGCAGCACCGTGGCATCCACACCGGGGCGCGGCCGTACCAGTGCGCGGCATGCGGCAAGGCCTTCGGCTGGCGCTCCACGCTGCTGAAACATCGCAGCAGCCACAGCGGGGAGAAGCCGCACCACTGCCCGGTGTGTGGCAAGGCCTTCGGGCACGGCTCGCTCCTGGCGCAGCACCTGCGCACGCACGGCGGCCCGAGGCCCCACAAGTGCCCGGTGTGCGCCAAGGGCTTCGGCCAGGGCTCTGCGCTCCTCAAACACCTGCGCACGCACACGGGCGAGCGGCCCTACCCGTGTCCGCAGTGCGGCAAGGCCTTCGGGCAGAGCTCGGCGCTGCTGCAGCACCAGCGCACACACACGGCCGAACGCCCCTACCGCTGCCCCCACTGCGGCAAAGCCTTCGGGCAGAGCTCCAACTTGCAACACCACCTGCGCATCCACACGGGCGAGCGGCCCTACGCCTGCCCGCACTGCTCCAAGGCCTTCGGGCAGAGCTCAGCGCTGCTCCAGCACCTGCACGTGCATTCGGGCGAGCGTCCCTATCGCTGTCAGCTCTGCGGGAAGGCCTTTGGCCAGGCCTCCAGCCTCACCAAGCACAAACGGGTGCATGAGGGTGCAGCCGCTGCTGCAGCTGCCGCGGCTGCCGCAGCTGCAGCAGCGGCGGCCGGCCTGGGCCTAGGGCCTGGCCTAAGCCCTGCATCCATGATGAGGCCGGGGCAGGTCTCCCTCCTGGGTTCTGATGCTGTTTCTGTGCTCGGCTCTGGCTTGGGCCTCAGCTCTGGCACCAGCTCTGGCCGTAGCTCTGACCCTGGCTCCGGGCCGGGCACTCTGCCGGATCCCAGCTCCAAACCCCTCCCCCGCTCCAGATCCACCCCCAGCCCTACTCCTGTGGAATCTTCTGACCCGAAGGCTGGGCACGACGCTGGTCCTGACCTTGTGCCCAGCCCAGACCCTGATCCTGCGCCCAGCCCAGACCCTGAtcctgtgcccagccctgatcCCAACCCTGTGTCCCACCCTGACCCCTGCTCTCCCACTGGTGACACTGTCAGCCCAGCCCTCCCTACCGGCGAGAGTCCAGAGTGGGTACAGGAGCAAGGGGCACTGCTGGGGCCTGATGGCTGA
- the MCOLN1 gene encoding mucolipin-1 isoform X4: protein MSPCDKFRAKGRKPCKLMLQVVKILVVTVQLILFGLSNQLAVTFREENTIAFRHLFLLGYSDGADDTFAAYTQEQLYQAIFHAVDQYLALPDVSLGRYAYVHGGGDPWTNGSGLALCQRYYHRGHVDPANDTFDIDPMVVTDCIQVDPPERPPPSPSDDLALLEGSSSYKNLTLKFHKLVNVTIHFRLKTINLQSLINNEIPDCYTFSVLITFDNKAHSGRIPISLETQAHIQECKHPSVFRHGDNSFRLLFDVVVILTCSLSFLLCARSLLRGFLLQNEFVGFMWRQRRRVISLWERLEFVNGWYILLVTSDVLTISGTIMKIGIEAKNLASYDVCSILLGTSTLLVWVGVIRYLTFFHNYNILIATLRVALPSVMRFCCCVAVIYLGYCFCGWIVLGPYHVKFRSLSMVSECLFSLINGDDMFVTFAAMQAQQGRSSLVWLFSQLYLYSFISLFIYMVLSLFIALITGAYDTIKHPGGAGAEESELQAYIAQCQDSPTSGKFRRGSGSACSLLCCCGRDPSEEHSLLVN from the exons ATGAGTCCCTGCGACAAGTTTCGAGCCAAGGGCCGCAAGCCCTGCAAGCTGATGCTGCAGGTGGTCAAGATCCTGGTGGTCACGGTGCAG CTCATCCTGTTTGGGCTCAGTAATCAGCTGGCTGTGACATTCCGGGAAGAGAACACCATTGCCTTCCGACACCTCTTCCTGCTGGGCTACTCGGACGGGGCGGATGACACCTTCGCAGCCTACACGCAGGAGCAGCTGTACCAGGCCATCTTCCATGCTGTGGACCAG TACCTGGCGTTGCCTGACGTGTCACTGGGCCGGTATGCGTATGTCCATGGCGGGGGTGACCCTTGGACCAATGGCTCAGGGCTTGCTCTCTGCCAGCGGTACTACCACCGAGGCCATGTGGACCCGGCCAACGACACATTTGACATTGATCCAATGGTGGTTACTG ACTGCATCCAGGTGGATCCCCCCGAGCGGCCCCCTCCGTCCCCCAGTGACGATCTCGCCCTCTTGGAAGGCAGCTCCAGTTACAAGAACCTCACGCtcaaattccacaa GCTGGTCAATGTCACCATCCACTTCCGACTGAAGACCATTAACCTCCAGAGCCTCATCAATAATGAGATCCCGGACTGCTATACCTTCAGCGTCCTG ATCACGTTTGACAACAAAGCACACAGTGGGCGGATCCCCATCAGCCTGGAGACCCAGGCCCACATCCAGGAGTGTAAGCACCCCAGTGTCTTCCGGCACG GAGACAACAGCTTCCGGCTCCTGTTTGACGTGGTGGTCATCCTCACTTGCTCCCTGTCCTTCCTCCTCTGCGCCCGCTCGCTCCTTCGAGGCTTCCTGCTGCAGAAC GAGTTTGTGGGGTTCATGTGGCGGCAGCGGAGACGGGTCATCAGCCTGTGGGAGCGGCTGGAATTTGTCAATGGCTGGTACATCCTGCTGGTCACCAGCGATGTGCTCACCATCTCGGGCACCATCATGAAGATTGGCATCGAGGCCAAG AACTTGGCGAGCTACGACGTCTGCAGCATCCTCCTGGGCACCTCGACGCTGCTGGTGTGGGTGGGCGTGATCCGCTACCTGACCTTCTTCCACAACTACAAC ATCCTCATCGCCACACTGCGGGTGGCCCTGCCCAGCGTCATGCGCTTCTGCTGCTGCGTCGCCGTCATCTACCTGGGCTACTGCTTCTGTGGCTGGATCGTGCTGGGACCCTATCATGTGAAG TTCCGCTCGCTCTCCATGGTGTCCGagtgcctgttctcactcatcaACGGGGATGACATGTTCGTGACGTTCGCCGCCATGCAGGCTCAGCAGGGCCGCAGCAGCCTGGTGTGGCTCTTCTCCCAGCTCTACCTGTACTCCTTCATCAGCCTCTTCATCTACATGGTGCTCAGCCTCTTCATCGCGCTCATCACCGGTGCCTACGACACCATCAAG CATCCtggcggcgcaggcgcagaggaGAGCGAGCTGCAGGCCTACATCGCACAGTGCCAGGACAGTCCCACCTCTGGCAAGTTCCGCCGCGGGAGCGGCTCAGCCTGCAGCCTTCTCTGCTGCTGCGGAAG GGACCCCTCGGAGGAGCATTCGCTGCTGGTGAATTGA
- the MCOLN1 gene encoding mucolipin-1 isoform X3, with translation MTDPAGPRGSETERLLTPNPGYGTQVGPSPAPPTPPEEEDLRRRLKYFFMSPCDKFRAKGRKPCKLMLQVVKILVVTVQLILFGLSNQLAVTFREENTIAFRHLFLLGYSDGADDTFAAYTQEQLYQAIFHAVDQYLALPDVSLGRYAYVHGGGDPWTNGSGLALCQRYYHRGHVDPANDTFDIDPMVVTDCIQVDPPERPPPSPSDDLALLEGSSSYKNLTLKFHKLVNVTIHFRLKTINLQSLINNEIPDCYTFSVLITFDNKAHSGRIPISLETQAHIQECKHPSVFRHGDNSFRLLFDVVVILTCSLSFLLCARSLLRGFLLQNEFVGFMWRQRRRVISLWERLEFVNGWYILLVTSDVLTISGTIMKIGIEAKNLASYDVCSILLGTSTLLVWVGVIRYLTFFHNYNILIATLRVALPSVMRFCCCVAVIYLGYCFCGWIVLGPYHVKFRSLSMVSECLFSLINGDDMFVTFAAMQAQQGRSSLVWLFSQLYLYSFISLFIYMVLSLFIALITGAYDTIKVSRTRPAPSSGSGSPGAEPPSFSPQHPGGAGAEESELQAYIAQCQDSPTSGKFRRGSGSACSLLCCCGRDPSEEHSLLVN, from the exons ATGACAGACCCGGCGGGTCCGCGCGGCTCAG AGACCGAGCGGCTTCTGACTCCCAACCCCGGGTATGGGACCCAGGTGGGGCCTTCGCCGGCCCCTCCGACACCCCCAGAAGAGGAAGACCTTCGCCGTCGTCTCAAATACTTTTTCATGAGTCCCTGCGACAAGTTTCGAGCCAAGGGCCGCAAGCCCTGCAAGCTGATGCTGCAGGTGGTCAAGATCCTGGTGGTCACGGTGCAG CTCATCCTGTTTGGGCTCAGTAATCAGCTGGCTGTGACATTCCGGGAAGAGAACACCATTGCCTTCCGACACCTCTTCCTGCTGGGCTACTCGGACGGGGCGGATGACACCTTCGCAGCCTACACGCAGGAGCAGCTGTACCAGGCCATCTTCCATGCTGTGGACCAG TACCTGGCGTTGCCTGACGTGTCACTGGGCCGGTATGCGTATGTCCATGGCGGGGGTGACCCTTGGACCAATGGCTCAGGGCTTGCTCTCTGCCAGCGGTACTACCACCGAGGCCATGTGGACCCGGCCAACGACACATTTGACATTGATCCAATGGTGGTTACTG ACTGCATCCAGGTGGATCCCCCCGAGCGGCCCCCTCCGTCCCCCAGTGACGATCTCGCCCTCTTGGAAGGCAGCTCCAGTTACAAGAACCTCACGCtcaaattccacaa GCTGGTCAATGTCACCATCCACTTCCGACTGAAGACCATTAACCTCCAGAGCCTCATCAATAATGAGATCCCGGACTGCTATACCTTCAGCGTCCTG ATCACGTTTGACAACAAAGCACACAGTGGGCGGATCCCCATCAGCCTGGAGACCCAGGCCCACATCCAGGAGTGTAAGCACCCCAGTGTCTTCCGGCACG GAGACAACAGCTTCCGGCTCCTGTTTGACGTGGTGGTCATCCTCACTTGCTCCCTGTCCTTCCTCCTCTGCGCCCGCTCGCTCCTTCGAGGCTTCCTGCTGCAGAAC GAGTTTGTGGGGTTCATGTGGCGGCAGCGGAGACGGGTCATCAGCCTGTGGGAGCGGCTGGAATTTGTCAATGGCTGGTACATCCTGCTGGTCACCAGCGATGTGCTCACCATCTCGGGCACCATCATGAAGATTGGCATCGAGGCCAAG AACTTGGCGAGCTACGACGTCTGCAGCATCCTCCTGGGCACCTCGACGCTGCTGGTGTGGGTGGGCGTGATCCGCTACCTGACCTTCTTCCACAACTACAAC ATCCTCATCGCCACACTGCGGGTGGCCCTGCCCAGCGTCATGCGCTTCTGCTGCTGCGTCGCCGTCATCTACCTGGGCTACTGCTTCTGTGGCTGGATCGTGCTGGGACCCTATCATGTGAAG TTCCGCTCGCTCTCCATGGTGTCCGagtgcctgttctcactcatcaACGGGGATGACATGTTCGTGACGTTCGCCGCCATGCAGGCTCAGCAGGGCCGCAGCAGCCTGGTGTGGCTCTTCTCCCAGCTCTACCTGTACTCCTTCATCAGCCTCTTCATCTACATGGTGCTCAGCCTCTTCATCGCGCTCATCACCGGTGCCTACGACACCATCAAGGTTAGCCGCACGCGCCCAGCCCCCAGCTCAGGCTCTGGGTCCCCTGGA GCTGAGCCTCCCAGCTTCTCTCCCCAGCATCCtggcggcgcaggcgcagaggaGAGCGAGCTGCAGGCCTACATCGCACAGTGCCAGGACAGTCCCACCTCTGGCAAGTTCCGCCGCGGGAGCGGCTCAGCCTGCAGCCTTCTCTGCTGCTGCGGAAG GGACCCCTCGGAGGAGCATTCGCTGCTGGTGAATTGA
- the MCOLN1 gene encoding mucolipin-1 isoform X2, translated as MTDPAGPRGSETERLLTPNPGYGTQVGPSPAPPTPPEEEDLRRRLKYFFMSPCDKFRAKGRKPCKLMLQVVKILVVTVQLILFGLSNQLAVTFREENTIAFRHLFLLGYSDGADDTFAAYTQEQLYQAIFHAVDQYLALPDVSLGRYAYVHGGGDPWTNGSGLALCQRYYHRGHVDPANDTFDIDPMVVTDCIQVDPPERPPPSPSDDLALLEGSSSYKNLTLKFHKLVNVTIHFRLKTINLQSLINNEIPDCYTFSVLITFDNKAHSGRIPISLETQAHIQECKHPSVFRHGDNSFRLLFDVVVILTCSLSFLLCARSLLRGFLLQNEFVGFMWRQRRRVISLWERLEFVNGWYILLVTSDVLTISGTIMKIGIEAKNLASYDVCSILLGTSTLLVWVGVIRYLTFFHNYNILIATLRVALPSVMRFCCCVAVIYLGYCFCGWIVLGPYHVKFRSLSMVSECLFSLINGDDMFVTFAAMQAQQGRSSLVWLFSQLYLYSFISLFIYMVLSLFIALITGAYDTIKVSRTRPAPTSQLLSPASWRRRRRGERAAGLHRTVPGQSHLWQVPPRERLSLQPSLLLRKGPLGGAFAAGELIRPDCHWTIGLGLRRPPPPTPLIYF; from the exons ATGACAGACCCGGCGGGTCCGCGCGGCTCAG AGACCGAGCGGCTTCTGACTCCCAACCCCGGGTATGGGACCCAGGTGGGGCCTTCGCCGGCCCCTCCGACACCCCCAGAAGAGGAAGACCTTCGCCGTCGTCTCAAATACTTTTTCATGAGTCCCTGCGACAAGTTTCGAGCCAAGGGCCGCAAGCCCTGCAAGCTGATGCTGCAGGTGGTCAAGATCCTGGTGGTCACGGTGCAG CTCATCCTGTTTGGGCTCAGTAATCAGCTGGCTGTGACATTCCGGGAAGAGAACACCATTGCCTTCCGACACCTCTTCCTGCTGGGCTACTCGGACGGGGCGGATGACACCTTCGCAGCCTACACGCAGGAGCAGCTGTACCAGGCCATCTTCCATGCTGTGGACCAG TACCTGGCGTTGCCTGACGTGTCACTGGGCCGGTATGCGTATGTCCATGGCGGGGGTGACCCTTGGACCAATGGCTCAGGGCTTGCTCTCTGCCAGCGGTACTACCACCGAGGCCATGTGGACCCGGCCAACGACACATTTGACATTGATCCAATGGTGGTTACTG ACTGCATCCAGGTGGATCCCCCCGAGCGGCCCCCTCCGTCCCCCAGTGACGATCTCGCCCTCTTGGAAGGCAGCTCCAGTTACAAGAACCTCACGCtcaaattccacaa GCTGGTCAATGTCACCATCCACTTCCGACTGAAGACCATTAACCTCCAGAGCCTCATCAATAATGAGATCCCGGACTGCTATACCTTCAGCGTCCTG ATCACGTTTGACAACAAAGCACACAGTGGGCGGATCCCCATCAGCCTGGAGACCCAGGCCCACATCCAGGAGTGTAAGCACCCCAGTGTCTTCCGGCACG GAGACAACAGCTTCCGGCTCCTGTTTGACGTGGTGGTCATCCTCACTTGCTCCCTGTCCTTCCTCCTCTGCGCCCGCTCGCTCCTTCGAGGCTTCCTGCTGCAGAAC GAGTTTGTGGGGTTCATGTGGCGGCAGCGGAGACGGGTCATCAGCCTGTGGGAGCGGCTGGAATTTGTCAATGGCTGGTACATCCTGCTGGTCACCAGCGATGTGCTCACCATCTCGGGCACCATCATGAAGATTGGCATCGAGGCCAAG AACTTGGCGAGCTACGACGTCTGCAGCATCCTCCTGGGCACCTCGACGCTGCTGGTGTGGGTGGGCGTGATCCGCTACCTGACCTTCTTCCACAACTACAAC ATCCTCATCGCCACACTGCGGGTGGCCCTGCCCAGCGTCATGCGCTTCTGCTGCTGCGTCGCCGTCATCTACCTGGGCTACTGCTTCTGTGGCTGGATCGTGCTGGGACCCTATCATGTGAAG TTCCGCTCGCTCTCCATGGTGTCCGagtgcctgttctcactcatcaACGGGGATGACATGTTCGTGACGTTCGCCGCCATGCAGGCTCAGCAGGGCCGCAGCAGCCTGGTGTGGCTCTTCTCCCAGCTCTACCTGTACTCCTTCATCAGCCTCTTCATCTACATGGTGCTCAGCCTCTTCATCGCGCTCATCACCGGTGCCTACGACACCATCAAGGTTAGCCGCACGCGCCCAGCCCCCA CCTCCCAGCTTCTCTCCCCAGCATCCtggcggcgcaggcgcagaggaGAGCGAGCTGCAGGCCTACATCGCACAGTGCCAGGACAGTCCCACCTCTGGCAAGTTCCGCCGCGGGAGCGGCTCAGCCTGCAGCCTTCTCTGCTGCTGCGGAAG GGACCCCTCGGAGGAGCATTCGCTGCTGGTGAATTGATTCGACCTGACTGCCATTGGACCATAGGCCTTGGACTGCGGAgacccccgccccccacccctcttatttatttttag